The following coding sequences are from one Candidatus Ancaeobacter aquaticus window:
- the rimO gene encoding 30S ribosomal protein S12 methylthiotransferase RimO, whose protein sequence is MYAVSMVSLGCSKNLVDSEVMLGLLAQAGYTLTSDLHSSDIIIVNTCSFIESAQEESRETILSMKHFYTAGKIIVVTGCFSKLYKKELSDAIEKKDRQKNQFSELINSVHAFLGPGDISRIHEVIDAIVTQKPFHMPKVLVEDNPAYIYDHSTPRARTTPPHTAYVKIAEGCANNCTYCLIPSIRGAYRSRTIDSIVEEVKILADHGVVEVSLIAQDTTCYGKDTYGKHMLPELLEALATRTQICWIRVLYTHPAHFTKELVNVIRDIPQVCKYVDLPIQHIDDAILKAMGRRVSSRDIYTLIDSVRNAIPHVTLRTSVIVGFPGETDRQFMNLLDCVKDIRFERLGAFTYSREKGTSAYTMPDQVSREIKEIRLHAIMSMQQVISKEKNKQLINTVVPVLVDGLEGKGKYFGRTQADALDVDCLVHVKGKNITPGSFVDMHVKSASEYDIEGTMISKKVKVKPDNRQQTRDHRLKIKGKSKK, encoded by the coding sequence ATGTATGCAGTCAGTATGGTTAGTTTAGGGTGTTCAAAAAATCTTGTTGATAGCGAGGTTATGTTGGGCCTCTTAGCTCAGGCTGGATATACCTTAACAAGTGATTTACATTCATCAGATATTATTATTGTCAATACGTGTAGTTTTATTGAAAGTGCTCAGGAAGAGTCACGAGAGACTATTCTTTCCATGAAGCATTTTTACACTGCCGGAAAGATTATCGTAGTGACTGGCTGCTTTTCTAAGCTTTACAAAAAAGAATTGTCAGACGCAATTGAAAAAAAAGATAGGCAAAAGAATCAGTTTTCAGAGTTAATTAATAGCGTGCATGCATTTTTAGGACCTGGAGATATTTCACGTATTCATGAAGTTATTGATGCAATAGTCACGCAGAAACCATTTCATATGCCCAAAGTGCTTGTTGAGGATAATCCTGCATATATCTATGATCATTCAACACCACGTGCTCGTACGACACCGCCACATACCGCTTACGTAAAAATAGCAGAAGGATGTGCTAATAACTGTACGTATTGTCTCATACCGAGTATACGCGGGGCGTATCGGAGCAGAACTATTGACTCGATCGTTGAAGAAGTCAAAATACTTGCTGATCATGGTGTCGTTGAAGTAAGTCTCATTGCGCAAGACACCACGTGCTATGGAAAAGACACTTACGGAAAACACATGTTGCCGGAACTTCTTGAGGCACTTGCCACACGCACACAGATATGTTGGATACGTGTACTGTATACGCATCCGGCGCATTTTACTAAAGAGCTAGTGAATGTTATTCGTGATATCCCTCAGGTATGTAAATACGTTGATCTCCCAATTCAGCATATAGATGACGCTATTTTAAAGGCTATGGGCCGAAGAGTCAGTTCAAGAGATATATATACATTAATTGATTCAGTGAGAAATGCCATACCTCATGTTACGCTTCGGACATCAGTCATTGTCGGATTTCCTGGCGAAACGGACAGACAGTTTATGAATCTTCTAGATTGTGTTAAGGATATACGTTTTGAAAGACTTGGCGCGTTTACCTATTCGAGAGAGAAGGGAACATCTGCTTACACAATGCCGGATCAAGTTAGTCGCGAAATAAAAGAAATTCGCTTACATGCAATAATGAGTATGCAGCAGGTGATCTCAAAGGAAAAAAATAAACAACTTATTAATACAGTGGTGCCGGTACTTGTTGATGGGCTAGAAGGAAAGGGAAAGTATTTTGGTAGAACTCAAGCTGATGCTCTTGATGTTGATTGTTTAGTCCACGTTAAAGGTAAAAATATAACGCCAGGTAGTTTTGTTGATATGCACGTTAAAAGCGCGAGTGAATATGATATTGAGGGAACAATGATAAGTAAAAAGGTAAAAGTAAAACCAGACAATAGACAACAGACCAGAGACCACAGACTAAAGATTAAAGGTAAAAGCAAGAAGTAA